A genomic segment from Drosophila miranda strain MSH22 chromosome 3, D.miranda_PacBio2.1, whole genome shotgun sequence encodes:
- the LOC117188361 gene encoding Fanconi anemia group I protein homolog, with the protein MRQGDAKCVGWKDLLPDSLALLSATPRFILNGVGTDGTEYRNNTVKSICTMRWPSSILTPIADMFKAINLSNGEIFTVLNKFSGALQELSPMELPALCFQLFSMCQNASQLIVPLLALEKYFQRNYYKRLFSDMSSNSTDFDSIDPFSDKELREAEETILHHLNYCTMYKLTEKHLAVMLRNFSHLPDVILTPFMLSAIISMTSVNRDPESARISRSILLPFLRNVIKNNEEEITLADYSVWYRDSLQRKQVDLQQVLTVLIDQNKDGKDVITPGLVHLVFFLLKSHSPKMHTLAITFLTKFIRKRFIFGQGIIRLLSEWMIVHQDQNQFSECLTLLSVAGTPSQNALNDLFRYLFFV; encoded by the exons ATGCGACAGGGAGACGCCAAGTGCGTTGGTTGGAAGGATTTGTTGCCAGATTCACTGGCTCTGCTTTCGGCAACTCCACGTTTTATACTAAATGGGGTGGGAACCGATGGAACCGAGTATAGAAACAATACAGTGAAAAGTATATGTACCATGCGATGGCCGTCTTCAATCCTGACCCCCATTGCTGACATGTTCAA GGCCATAAATCTCAGCAACGGAGAAATTTTTACCGTATTAAATAAATTCTCCGGGGCTCTGCAGGAGCTATCGCCAATGGAGCTACCAGCTCTGTGCTTCCAGCTCTTTTCCATGTGCCAAAATGCCTCACAACTGATTGTACCGCTGCTGGCATTGGAGAAGTATTTTCAACGCAATTACTATAAGCGCTTGTTCTCAGACATGAGCAGCAACTCTACAGATTTCGACAGCATAG ATCCATTTTCGGACAAAGAGCTGCGGGAGGCCGAAGAGACTATACTCCATCATTTGAATTACTGTACTATGTATAAACTAACTGAGAAACATCTGGCCGTAATGTTGAGG AACTTCTCGCATTTGCCCGATGTCATTCTCACGCCATTCATGCTCAGCGCCATTATTTCGATGACAAGTGTGAATCGTGATCCAGAATCTGCGCGCATCTCTCGATCCATTTTGCTGCCATTCTTGCGAAATgtcataaagaataatgaagaaGAGATAACTTTGGCAGACTACTCCGTTTGGTATCGTGATTCGTTACAGCGCAAACAAGTCGACTTGCAGCAGGTCTTAACGGTGCTCATAGATCAGAACAAAGATGGAAAAGATGTGATAACACCAGGACTAGTCCACCTAGTATTTTTTCTGCTTAAATCGCACTCGCCCAAAATGCATACTCTAGCAATTACTTTTTTAACAAAGTTCATTCGCAAACGTTTCATCTTTGGGCAAGGCATCATTAGACTCCTCTCTGAGTGGATGATTGTACATCAAGATCAAAACCAGTTTTCGG AATGTTTAACACTATTAAGTGTAGCTGGTACACCGTCTCAGAATGCACTAaatgacctatttcgctacttgttttttgtttga
- the LOC117188372 gene encoding uncharacterized protein LOC117188372 gives MGKHRTAQQDAIFIAFMERHPMIAINYLKGDKLAAEAAWKRLSKELNSVGPPVKEVCEWKRVWKDWKSCIRKKINNNRLEDSNACGKGSLYQDTLTALEDAVAVICDLYDKHDEVTATDDDDEEEDDCFSRINDRHIGVKLERTSTSQTPSAKKRKLVQNDVNELEIEHESTVPMLMDIAKELQDMNRQTRLNDQRTEANTDALLALGTQISDLMQQQLKERKRLNAVMEKFVHKMETTD, from the exons AT GGGCAAACACAGAACTGCGCAGCAAGATGCCATATTCATCGCATTTATGGAGAGACACCCAATGATAGCCATAAACTACCTCAAGGGTGATAAGCTGGCAGCTGAAGCCGCCTGGAAGCGGCTTTCAAAGGAGTTAAATAGCGTGGGTCCGCCTGTCAAAGAAGTTTGTGAGTGGAAAAGA GTATGGAAAGACTGGAAAAGCTGCATTCGTAAAAAGATTAACAATAACAGGCTGGAAGATTCAAATGCCTGCGGCAAAGGCTCGCTGTATCAGGATACACTCACTGCTTTAGAGGATGCAGTGGCCGTGATCTGTGACTTGTATGATAAGCACGACGAGGTCACAGCCACAGATGACG ATGATGAGGAAGAAGATGACTGCTTCAGCCGGATCAATGACAGACATATCGGCGTGAAATTGGAGCGCACTAGCACTTCGCAAACTCCATCTGCCAAAAAGCGCAAGCTGGTTCAAAATGATGTAAATGAATTAGAAATTGAACACGAGAGCACGGTGCCGATGCTAATGGACATTGCAAAGGAGCTGCAGGACATGAATAGACAAACTCGCTTGAACGACCAGCGCACAGAAGCCAATACGGACGCGCTTTTGGCTCTAGGCACACAGATCTCAGACCTAATGCAGCAACAGCTCAAGGAGCGCAAGCGTCTTAATGCTGTAATGGAGAAATTTGTTCACAAAATGGAAACAACCGACTAA
- the LOC108159448 gene encoding Fanconi anemia group I protein homolog isoform X1, translated as MSRDSLELQVRKYGERGQRDELELLIKNTSVKQLTDTLNATISRSEGINFWNYFLLACDTESEESKKKRFALVQCFMDGLRSVELNYKQSFDLITRLAQDLSTFSADELAWIIEHCVDGMRQGDAKCVGWKDLLPDSLALLSATPRFILNGVGTDGTEYRNNTVKSICTMRWPSSILTPIADMFKAINLSNGEIFTVLNKFSGALQELSPMELPALCFQLFSMCQNASQLIVPLLALEKYFQRNYYKRLFSDMSSNSTDFDSIDPFSDKELREAEETILHHLNYCTMYKLTEKHLAVMLRNFSHLPDVILTPFMLSAIISMTSVNRDPESARISRSILLPFLRNVIKNNEEEITLADYSVWYRDSLQRKQVDLQQVLTVLIDQNKDGKDVITPGLVHLVFFLLKSHSPKMHTLAITFLTKFIRKRFIFGQGIIRLLSEWMIVHQDQNQFSECLTLLSVADTYTVSECTKTIQTVMEHMLWLPGEQAMRMMNFLLPLLKISNRVRDALIDVLCKAMGSSGMQKRRMAIYGFCMILKQLNNSNALRQTSSATSFCTQQSISGYSMMTQNSLGSRSNPQRNFDMLTLEIIGMLRNCLQQQFDIRCTLYENLQRAVELNAKLVPHVLQVIDWHFRSFFDTPSAEEAGDDLDTVFRIRYDQLVTASDQQHMEIQLKDNLGKLVQFVANCLVTFERAPSGYDTREISRLLALCVQRMVANRLPIDDVSPPATHLKCALVLQQLNLIEGIVSHLCLSSKPNNDAICQVLPLFKQHCKLLDDLKTLAGSSKKLQKQSKKTVSNDTTTSIFNLTVNGIQMKSMCTQPENIWDLSILDKLLHLLLDDVVPFAASEKTIQLRSNESLVRYVVQITAEKVKNIRLEPDYKQLAYSKRTFKQLTDITKIIYERCIRRLPELWRDFDMQTSSLAAQCFVECLRTAHETYSKKFKEFVKGFDMASLNRSKAVTYVIQDVVDEFMKEYATDDSLNKDTFIAKLPVYLLESLEILFDHIDYGERAATESYTWLLNFCRTHELVNPEMGLVHNLLFIQRQKTHSGPFFESIARQLGHVLGALNDDISIDLPDPGLKSISTITAESCLQHLYVAVQKQLLNVEYFVVKANNLSYKCQLVPESDQSYWRGNLDVMERSICTQIIHITRTLLALTNVCIPLGSSMDGLMKLLIQHYICLKNLTRHYLSCCTSDASNANMRSTKFELLLREVGKKLPANVYELITYIEANTLDEDNQHLKTRNVQAQRAKVLRETRLIPKVIMVIEDFNKHIILLSKKTKTFNRLTDYLHLGTMRDFDIKSTDLKAAIERSLTDTHEIAEDDCTTEDVEDIDHSNDPSNDEEEEAETEIIQAPNKRQRQGRAPISDTEESQPKRRRGRKAKEVQSAKPQSDDEQESNEEQLETVETTQLRNRTKKRQTKKSTRLSNEEESAEERGPTEQRTKDMRKSQERDTGVKPRRLGLLRSGKK; from the exons ATGTCGCGGGATTCACTAGAGCTGCAGGTGCGAAAGTACGGCGAAAGAGGGCAGAGAGATGAACTGGAGTTGCTTATTAAAAATACTTCAGTAAAACAG TTAACAGACACTCTGAATGCCACGATATCCCGAAGTGAAGGTATCAATTTCTGGAACTACTTTCTGCTTGCCTGCGACACTGAGAGCGAGGAGTCCAAGAAGAAACGTTTCGCGCTCGTCCAATGTTTTATGGATGGGCTGCGTAGTGTAGAGCTGAACTATAAACAATCCTTCGATTTGATCACACGATTGGCCCAGGACTTGTCCACCTTTTCTGCTGATGAACTGGCCTGGATTATTGAGCACTGTGTGGATGGCATGCGACAGGGAGACGCCAAGTGCGTTGGTTGGAAGGATTTGTTGCCAGATTCACTGGCTCTGCTTTCGGCAACTCCACGTTTTATACTAAATGGGGTGGGAACCGATGGAACCGAGTATAGAAACAATACAGTGAAAAGTATATGTACCATGCGATGGCCGTCTTCAATCCTGACCCCCATTGCTGACATGTTCAA GGCCATAAATCTCAGCAACGGAGAAATTTTTACCGTATTAAATAAATTCTCCGGGGCTCTGCAGGAGCTATCGCCAATGGAGCTACCAGCTCTGTGCTTCCAGCTCTTTTCCATGTGCCAAAATGCCTCACAACTGATTGTACCGCTGCTGGCATTGGAGAAGTATTTTCAACGCAATTACTATAAGCGCTTGTTCTCAGACATGAGCAGCAACTCTACAGATTTCGACAGCATAG ATCCATTTTCGGACAAAGAGCTGCGGGAGGCCGAAGAGACTATACTCCATCATTTGAATTACTGTACTATGTATAAACTAACTGAGAAACATCTGGCCGTAATGTTAAGG AACTTCTCGCATTTGCCCGATGTCATTCTCACGCCATTCATGCTTAGCGCCATTATTTCGATGACAAGTGTGAATCGTGATCCAGAATCTGCGCGCATCTCTCGATCCATTTTGCTGCCATTCTTGCGAAATgtcataaagaataatgaagaaGAGATAACTTTGGCAGACTACTCCGTTTGGTATCGTGATTCGTTACAGCGCAAACAAGTCGACTTGCAGCAGGTCTTAACGGTGCTCATAGATCAGAACAAAGATGGAAAAGATGTGATAACACCAGGACTAGTCCACCTAGTATTTTTTCTGCTTAAATCGCACTCGCCCAAAATGCATACTCTAGCAATTACTTTTTTAACAAAGTTCATTCGCAAACGTTTCATCTTTGGGCAAGGCATCATTAGACTCCTCTCTGAGTGGATGATTGTACATCAAGATCAAAACCAGTTTTCGG AATGTTTAACACTATTAAGTGTAGCTGACACGTACACCGTCTCAGAATGCACTAAAACCATCCAAACAGTTATGGAGCATATGCTATGG CTGCCTGGAGAACAAGCCATGCGCATGATGAACTTTCTTTTGCCCCTGCTGAAGATTTCGAATCGAGTTCGGGATGCCCTGATTGATGTGCTGTGCAAAGCAATGGGTTCTAG CGGCATGCAAAAACGTCGTATGGCCATTTACGGATTTTGCATGATCCTTAAACAGCTGAACAACAGTAACGCACTGCGTCAGACCTCCAGTGCAACCAGCTTCTGTACTCAGCAGAGCATTTCCGGGTACTCAATGATGACACAAAATAGCCTAGGAAGTCGAAGCAATCCGCAGCGCAATTTCGATATGCTTACTCTGGAGATTATAGGAATGTTGCGAAATTGTTTGCAGCAGCAGTTTGACATACGATGTACGCTTTATGAAA ATCTGCAACGGGCCGTGGAGCTAAATGCAAAGCTTGTGCCTCACGTGTTGCAAGTAATTGATTGGCATTTTCGAAGCTTTTTTGACACTCCATCTGCAGAGGAAGCTGGCGACGATTTAGACACAGTATTTCGTATACGGTACGATCAGCTGGTTACTGCCAGCGATCAACAACATATGGAAATTCAGCTGAAAGATAACCTGGGAAAGTTGGTTCAATTCGTGGCTAACTGCTTGGTAACCTTTGAGCGTGCTCCTTCGGGCTATGACACACGTGAGATAAGTCGTCTCCTGGCCCTTTGCGTGCAACGAATGGTGGCCAACAGATTGCCAATAGACGACGTT TCCCCTCCAGCCACCCACCTGAAATGCGCTCTAGTTCTGCAACAACTCAATCTTAttgaaggaatcgtttcccaCTTATGTCTCAGCTCCAAGCCAAACAACGATGCCATATGCCAAGTTCTGCCCCTATTTAAGCAGCATTGCAAATTATTAGACGATCTGAAGACTTTGGCTGGCTCCTCCAAGAAGCTACAGAAACAATCAAAGAAAACTGTCAGCAATGATACCACAACTTCCATTTTCAATCTTACTGTAAATGGTATCCAAATGAAGAGTATGTGCACACAACCTGAGAATATATGGGACTTGTCCATATTGGATAAGCTTCTTCATCTACTCCTCGA TGACGTCGTTCCATTTGCCGCGTCTGAGAAAACCATTCAGTTGCGGTCCAACGAGTCCCTGGTTCGTTATGTTGTGCAGATTACCGCCGAAAAAGTAAAAAACATTCGGCTTGAACCTGATTACAAGCAACTAGCTTACAGCAAACGTACCTTTAAGCAGTTAACAGATATCACCAAGATTATTTACGAGCGCTGCATTCGACGGTTGCCTGAGCTGTGGCGAGACTTTGACATGCAGACATCCTCTCTGGCGGCTCAATGTTTTGTTGAGTGCCTTCGAACAGCCCACGAAACCTATAGCAAGAAGTTCAAAGAATTTGTCAAGGGATTTG ATATGGCATCCCTGAACAGAAGCAAAGCAGTGACGTACGTTATCCAGGATGTGGTGGACGAGTTTATGAAAGAGTATGCCACTGATGACTCACTCAACAAAGATACCTTTATCGCCAAATTGCCGGTATACCTTCTGGAGTCATTGGAAATTCTCTTTGACCATATAGATTATGGAGAGCGGGCGGCAACTGAGTCCTATACTTGGCTCCTCAATTTTTGTCGTACTCACGAGTTGGTTAATCCCGAAATGGGCTTAGTGCATAACCTTCTATTCATACAGCGTCAGAAAACGCACTCGGGTCCCTTTTTTGAAAGCATTGCCAGACAATTGGGTCATGTGCTTGGCGCTCTTAATGATGATATATCAATAGATCTCCCAGATCCAGGTCTAAAGTCGATAAGCACAATCACCGCTGAGAGCTGCTTGCAACATCTCTATGTTGCCGTCCAGAAGCAGCTCCtaaatgtagaatatttcgtTGTAAAGGCCAACAATTTAAGCTACAAATGTCAGCTAGTGCCTGAATCAGATCAAAGTTATTGGCGGGGAAATCTAGATGTCATGGAGCGTTCTATTTGCACTCAAATAATTCATATTACGCGCACGCTATTGGCTCTCACCAATGTCTGCATTCCTCTGGGATCGTCTATGGATGGACTAATGAAATTGTTGATACAGCACTATATATGCCTGAAGAACCTGACAAGGCACTATTTGTCCTGCTGCACATCAGACGCCAGCAACGCTAACATGCGAAGCACCAA ATTCGAACTGCTACTACGGGAAGTAGGAAAGAAACTGCCGGCCAATGTCTATGAACTTATTACTTACATAGAAGCTAATACTCTCGATGAGGACAATCAGCATCTCAAGACACGCAACGTACAAGCACAGCGCGCAAAAGTTCTGAGAGAGACTCGCCTTATTCCCAAAGTAATAATGGTTATTGAGGACTTCAACAAGCACATAATCCTATTGTCTAAGAAGACCAAAACCTTTAATAGACTAACAGATTATCTGCATCTTGGAACCATGCGGGACTTTGATATCAAATCAACTGATCTCAAAGCGGCTATAGAACGTAGTCTAACGGACACCCATGAGATCGCTGAAGATGACTGCACTACAGAGGATGTGGAGGATATTGATCACTCTAATGATCCAAGCAATGATGAGGAAGAAGAGGCAGAGACGGAAATAATACAAGCCCCTAACAAGAGACAACGACAGGGACGAGCTCCTATCAGTGATACGGAGGAATCGCAACCAAAGCGTAGACGGGGTCGAAAAGCGAAAGAAGTACAGAGTGCCAAACCACAAAGCGATGATGAGCAGGAAAGCAATGAAGAGCAACTTGAAACCGTTGAGACAACGCAGCTGCGTAACAGAACTAAAAAGCGCCAAACAAAAAAGTCCACTCGCCTTTCGAATGAGGAGGAGTCAGCTGAGGAAAGAGGTCCAACCGAACAGCGCACAAAAGACATGCGTAAATCACAGGAACGCGATACGGGGGTAAAGCCGCGTAGGCTCGGTTTGTTACGTTCTGGAAAGAAATAA
- the LOC108159448 gene encoding Fanconi anemia group I protein homolog isoform X2, with translation MFYGLLSVADTYTVSECTKTIQTVMEHMLWLPGEQAMRMMNFLLPLLKISNRVRDALIDVLCKAMGSSGMQKRRMAIYGFCMILKQLNNSNALRQTSSATSFCTQQSISGYSMMTQNSLGSRSNPQRNFDMLTLEIIGMLRNCLQQQFDIRCTLYENLQRAVELNAKLVPHVLQVIDWHFRSFFDTPSAEEAGDDLDTVFRIRYDQLVTASDQQHMEIQLKDNLGKLVQFVANCLVTFERAPSGYDTREISRLLALCVQRMVANRLPIDDVSPPATHLKCALVLQQLNLIEGIVSHLCLSSKPNNDAICQVLPLFKQHCKLLDDLKTLAGSSKKLQKQSKKTVSNDTTTSIFNLTVNGIQMKSMCTQPENIWDLSILDKLLHLLLDDVVPFAASEKTIQLRSNESLVRYVVQITAEKVKNIRLEPDYKQLAYSKRTFKQLTDITKIIYERCIRRLPELWRDFDMQTSSLAAQCFVECLRTAHETYSKKFKEFVKGFDMASLNRSKAVTYVIQDVVDEFMKEYATDDSLNKDTFIAKLPVYLLESLEILFDHIDYGERAATESYTWLLNFCRTHELVNPEMGLVHNLLFIQRQKTHSGPFFESIARQLGHVLGALNDDISIDLPDPGLKSISTITAESCLQHLYVAVQKQLLNVEYFVVKANNLSYKCQLVPESDQSYWRGNLDVMERSICTQIIHITRTLLALTNVCIPLGSSMDGLMKLLIQHYICLKNLTRHYLSCCTSDASNANMRSTKFELLLREVGKKLPANVYELITYIEANTLDEDNQHLKTRNVQAQRAKVLRETRLIPKVIMVIEDFNKHIILLSKKTKTFNRLTDYLHLGTMRDFDIKSTDLKAAIERSLTDTHEIAEDDCTTEDVEDIDHSNDPSNDEEEEAETEIIQAPNKRQRQGRAPISDTEESQPKRRRGRKAKEVQSAKPQSDDEQESNEEQLETVETTQLRNRTKKRQTKKSTRLSNEEESAEERGPTEQRTKDMRKSQERDTGVKPRRLGLLRSGKK, from the exons ATGTTTTATGG ACTATTAAGTGTAGCTGACACGTACACCGTCTCAGAATGCACTAAAACCATCCAAACAGTTATGGAGCATATGCTATGG CTGCCTGGAGAACAAGCCATGCGCATGATGAACTTTCTTTTGCCCCTGCTGAAGATTTCGAATCGAGTTCGGGATGCCCTGATTGATGTGCTGTGCAAAGCAATGGGTTCTAG CGGCATGCAAAAACGTCGTATGGCCATTTACGGATTTTGCATGATCCTTAAACAGCTGAACAACAGTAACGCACTGCGTCAGACCTCCAGTGCAACCAGCTTCTGTACTCAGCAGAGCATTTCCGGGTACTCAATGATGACACAAAATAGCCTAGGAAGTCGAAGCAATCCGCAGCGCAATTTCGATATGCTTACTCTGGAGATTATAGGAATGTTGCGAAATTGTTTGCAGCAGCAGTTTGACATACGATGTACGCTTTATGAAA ATCTGCAACGGGCCGTGGAGCTAAATGCAAAGCTTGTGCCTCACGTGTTGCAAGTAATTGATTGGCATTTTCGAAGCTTTTTTGACACTCCATCTGCAGAGGAAGCTGGCGACGATTTAGACACAGTATTTCGTATACGGTACGATCAGCTGGTTACTGCCAGCGATCAACAACATATGGAAATTCAGCTGAAAGATAACCTGGGAAAGTTGGTTCAATTCGTGGCTAACTGCTTGGTAACCTTTGAGCGTGCTCCTTCGGGCTATGACACACGTGAGATAAGTCGTCTCCTGGCCCTTTGCGTGCAACGAATGGTGGCCAACAGATTGCCAATAGACGACGTT TCCCCTCCAGCCACCCACCTGAAATGCGCTCTAGTTCTGCAACAACTCAATCTTAttgaaggaatcgtttcccaCTTATGTCTCAGCTCCAAGCCAAACAACGATGCCATATGCCAAGTTCTGCCCCTATTTAAGCAGCATTGCAAATTATTAGACGATCTGAAGACTTTGGCTGGCTCCTCCAAGAAGCTACAGAAACAATCAAAGAAAACTGTCAGCAATGATACCACAACTTCCATTTTCAATCTTACTGTAAATGGTATCCAAATGAAGAGTATGTGCACACAACCTGAGAATATATGGGACTTGTCCATATTGGATAAGCTTCTTCATCTACTCCTCGA TGACGTCGTTCCATTTGCCGCGTCTGAGAAAACCATTCAGTTGCGGTCCAACGAGTCCCTGGTTCGTTATGTTGTGCAGATTACCGCCGAAAAAGTAAAAAACATTCGGCTTGAACCTGATTACAAGCAACTAGCTTACAGCAAACGTACCTTTAAGCAGTTAACAGATATCACCAAGATTATTTACGAGCGCTGCATTCGACGGTTGCCTGAGCTGTGGCGAGACTTTGACATGCAGACATCCTCTCTGGCGGCTCAATGTTTTGTTGAGTGCCTTCGAACAGCCCACGAAACCTATAGCAAGAAGTTCAAAGAATTTGTCAAGGGATTTG ATATGGCATCCCTGAACAGAAGCAAAGCAGTGACGTACGTTATCCAGGATGTGGTGGACGAGTTTATGAAAGAGTATGCCACTGATGACTCACTCAACAAAGATACCTTTATCGCCAAATTGCCGGTATACCTTCTGGAGTCATTGGAAATTCTCTTTGACCATATAGATTATGGAGAGCGGGCGGCAACTGAGTCCTATACTTGGCTCCTCAATTTTTGTCGTACTCACGAGTTGGTTAATCCCGAAATGGGCTTAGTGCATAACCTTCTATTCATACAGCGTCAGAAAACGCACTCGGGTCCCTTTTTTGAAAGCATTGCCAGACAATTGGGTCATGTGCTTGGCGCTCTTAATGATGATATATCAATAGATCTCCCAGATCCAGGTCTAAAGTCGATAAGCACAATCACCGCTGAGAGCTGCTTGCAACATCTCTATGTTGCCGTCCAGAAGCAGCTCCtaaatgtagaatatttcgtTGTAAAGGCCAACAATTTAAGCTACAAATGTCAGCTAGTGCCTGAATCAGATCAAAGTTATTGGCGGGGAAATCTAGATGTCATGGAGCGTTCTATTTGCACTCAAATAATTCATATTACGCGCACGCTATTGGCTCTCACCAATGTCTGCATTCCTCTGGGATCGTCTATGGATGGACTAATGAAATTGTTGATACAGCACTATATATGCCTGAAGAACCTGACAAGGCACTATTTGTCCTGCTGCACATCAGACGCCAGCAACGCTAACATGCGAAGCACCAA ATTCGAACTGCTACTACGGGAAGTAGGAAAGAAACTGCCGGCCAATGTCTATGAACTTATTACTTACATAGAAGCTAATACTCTCGATGAGGACAATCAGCATCTCAAGACACGCAACGTACAAGCACAGCGCGCAAAAGTTCTGAGAGAGACTCGCCTTATTCCCAAAGTAATAATGGTTATTGAGGACTTCAACAAGCACATAATCCTATTGTCTAAGAAGACCAAAACCTTTAATAGACTAACAGATTATCTGCATCTTGGAACCATGCGGGACTTTGATATCAAATCAACTGATCTCAAAGCGGCTATAGAACGTAGTCTAACGGACACCCATGAGATCGCTGAAGATGACTGCACTACAGAGGATGTGGAGGATATTGATCACTCTAATGATCCAAGCAATGATGAGGAAGAAGAGGCAGAGACGGAAATAATACAAGCCCCTAACAAGAGACAACGACAGGGACGAGCTCCTATCAGTGATACGGAGGAATCGCAACCAAAGCGTAGACGGGGTCGAAAAGCGAAAGAAGTACAGAGTGCCAAACCACAAAGCGATGATGAGCAGGAAAGCAATGAAGAGCAACTTGAAACCGTTGAGACAACGCAGCTGCGTAACAGAACTAAAAAGCGCCAAACAAAAAAGTCCACTCGCCTTTCGAATGAGGAGGAGTCAGCTGAGGAAAGAGGTCCAACCGAACAGCGCACAAAAGACATGCGTAAATCACAGGAACGCGATACGGGGGTAAAGCCGCGTAGGCTCGGTTTGTTACGTTCTGGAAAGAAATAA
- the LOC108159450 gene encoding protein takeout: MISDWSYNSLLLLLVSLAMCPWTGAKLPSSIKPCARDDPQLERCIINAVYQIKPRLMHGDLGDGYKTPPLEPLSLDNIELGQSSQFQAVFTHLEASGGSNFIIDRLIAKPAQISYDLWITLPRIDFKGKYSMHLNLLLLDIKGRGNMHGYAENAKAFVKMRGTRYLRDGQEYVKFTKMTMRIQFKDFKLNLENLFNGDRILGEVGNTLINSNQELYLNEIIPGLERGLSKKFLDVANEILDTATFDEMFPPGRTIINPISFPSPSAGLGPSIFEPPYASKNPPGSILDHP; this comes from the exons ATGATCTCCGATTGGTCTTACAACagtttgctgttgctgctggtgtcgTTGGCCATGTGTCCTTGGACTGGCGCCAAGTTAC CTTCCTCTATAAAACCATGTGCCCGTGATGATCCTCAGCTAGAACGCTGCATCATTAATGCAGTGTACCAGATAAAGCCACGACTTATGCATGGGGATCTGGGAGACGGGTATAAAACGCCACCATTGGAGCCTCTGTCTTTGGATAACATAGAACTCGGCCAAAGTAGTCAGTTCCAGGCTGTGTTTACACACCTCGAGGCTAGTGGAGGCAGCAACTTTATTATTGATCGTCTTAT TGCCAAACCAGCACAGATATCCTACGATCTTTGGATAACTCTGCCGCGCATAGACTTTAAGGGCAAGTATTCTATGCACCTTAATCTGCTGCTTTTGGATATTAAGGGAAGAGGAAACATGCATGGATACGCCG AAAACGCTAAGGCTTTTGTCAAGATGCGTGGCACTCGCTATCTGCGAGACGGGCAAGAGTACGTAAAGTTCACCAAGATGACCATGCGCATACAATTTAAGGACTTTAAGTTGAACTTAGAAAACCTCTTCAACGGCGATCGTATTTTGGGAGAAGTGGGAAACACCCTCATCAATAGCAATCAGGAATTATATCTGAATGAAATTATTCCTGGTCTGGAGCGTGGTCTATCTAAAAAGTTTTTGGATGTGGCCAACGAAATCCTGGATACCGCTACCTTTGATGAAATGTTCCCGCCTGGAAGGACTATTATTAATCCGATTTCTTTTCCCTCACCCTCAGCGGGACTCGGTCCATCCATATTTGAGCCGCCATATGCATCGAAAAACCCTCCTGGTAGTATTTTAGATCATCCTTGA